In Buchnera aphidicola (Lipaphis pseudobrassicae), a genomic segment contains:
- the gndA gene encoding NADP-dependent phosphogluconate dehydrogenase — MSKQQIGVVGMAVMGRNLALNIESKNYTVSIYNRTKSITEEVVNKNIGKKIFPYFSIKEFIYSLVKPRCILLMVQSGKATDETIESIIPYLEEEDILIDGGNTFYKDTIRRSNELSKYGINFIGMGVSGGELGALTGPSIMPGGQKKAYKLVSSMLKKISAKFKHEACVSYIGPNGSGHYVKMIHNGIEYGDMQLIAESYFLLKHLLNMNNKELANTFSEWNKGELNSYLIDITKDIFLKKDENNNYLIDFILDIAEDKGTGKWISKNALEFREPLSLITQSVFSRYLSSLREQRISASKILKKPNTEVFIKDKSSFIEEVRRALYLGKIISYAQGFSQLKRASDKYSWNLKYDKIAKIFRSGCIIRANFLQKIAEEYSSNTKIVNLLLTPYFSKIANEYAISLRNVVIQSIKYGISVPTFSAAISYYDSYRTVNSSANLIQAQRDYFGSHTYQRTDKSGYFHTNWSEKK, encoded by the coding sequence ATGTCAAAACAACAAATTGGTGTTGTAGGAATGGCAGTAATGGGACGGAATTTAGCATTAAATATTGAGAGTAAAAATTATACTGTATCCATATACAATAGAACAAAATCAATCACAGAAGAGGTAGTTAATAAAAATATCGGAAAAAAAATTTTTCCATATTTTTCTATTAAAGAGTTTATTTATTCACTTGTAAAACCTAGATGTATTTTATTAATGGTTCAATCGGGTAAAGCAACTGATGAAACTATTGAGTCAATTATTCCTTATTTAGAAGAAGAAGATATATTAATTGATGGAGGAAATACTTTTTATAAAGATACTATCCGAAGAAGCAATGAATTATCTAAATATGGTATTAATTTTATTGGAATGGGTGTTTCTGGAGGTGAACTAGGTGCATTAACTGGTCCATCAATTATGCCTGGAGGTCAAAAAAAAGCATATAAATTAGTATCTTCTATGTTAAAAAAGATATCAGCTAAATTCAAACATGAAGCATGTGTAAGTTATATTGGTCCTAATGGTTCGGGACATTATGTAAAAATGATACATAATGGTATTGAATATGGTGACATGCAATTAATTGCAGAGTCATATTTTTTATTGAAACATTTATTAAATATGAATAATAAAGAATTAGCAAATACATTTTCTGAATGGAATAAAGGAGAGTTAAACAGTTATTTAATTGATATAACAAAAGATATTTTTCTTAAAAAAGATGAGAATAACAATTATTTAATAGACTTTATTTTAGACATTGCAGAAGATAAAGGTACAGGAAAATGGATTAGTAAAAATGCTTTAGAGTTTCGTGAACCACTTTCACTAATTACTCAATCTGTTTTTTCACGTTATTTATCTTCTCTTAGAGAGCAACGCATATCTGCATCTAAGATATTAAAAAAACCTAATACAGAAGTGTTTATTAAAGATAAAAGTAGTTTTATTGAAGAAGTGAGACGTGCTTTATATTTAGGTAAAATTATTTCTTATGCCCAAGGTTTTTCTCAATTAAAAAGAGCTTCGGATAAATATTCTTGGAATCTAAAATATGATAAAATTGCTAAAATTTTTAGATCTGGATGTATTATCCGAGCAAATTTTTTACAAAAAATTGCAGAAGAATATTCTAGTAATACAAAAATAGTTAATTTGTTATTAACACCTTATTTTTCAAAAATTGCTAATGAATATGCAATTTCATTACGTAACGTTGTGATTCAATCAATAAAATATGGTATTTCTGTTCCTACTTTTTCTGCAGCAATATCATATTATGATAGTTATCGTACCGTAAATTCATCAGCTAATCTTATACAAGCTCAAAGAGATTATTTTGGTTCACATACTTATCAAAGAACTGATAAATCTGGTTATTTTCATACGAATTGGTCAGAAAAAAAATAA
- the dcd gene encoding dCTP deaminase translates to MRLCDKEIKKWLKRKKLIIEPYPQKKLIHGVTVDIHLSDKFRFFYDHIRSCVDLSDSKENINTALKEVMSDEIIFSKEKPFFLQPGSLILSSTFENITIPNNLVGWLDGRSSLARLGLMIHATAHRIDPGWKGNIVLEIFNAGKLTLGLCPKMKIAALSFEILSQSVSLPYNVRRESKYKTQNGVIPSRINKE, encoded by the coding sequence ATGCGTTTATGTGATAAAGAAATTAAGAAATGGTTGAAAAGAAAAAAATTAATTATTGAACCATATCCTCAAAAAAAATTAATTCATGGTGTTACTGTTGATATACATTTAAGCGATAAATTTCGTTTTTTTTATGATCATATTAGATCTTGCGTTGATTTGAGTGATTCAAAAGAAAATATAAATACAGCATTAAAAGAAGTTATGAGTGATGAAATTATTTTTTCTAAAGAAAAACCTTTTTTTTTACAACCTGGTTCTTTAATACTTTCTTCTACTTTTGAAAATATCACTATCCCAAATAATTTAGTTGGTTGGTTAGATGGTCGTTCTTCTTTAGCTCGTTTAGGTTTAATGATTCACGCTACTGCACATCGTATCGATCCAGGATGGAAAGGTAATATTGTATTAGAAATTTTTAATGCTGGAAAATTAACTTTGGGATTATGTCCTAAAATGAAAATAGCAGCTTTAAGCTTTGAAATTCTTTCTCAATCAGTATCACTTCCTTATAATGTTCGTCGTGAATCGAAATATAAAACTCAAAATGGAGTGATACCAAGTCGTATTAATAAAGAATAA
- the metG gene encoding methionine--tRNA ligase, with protein MSNIFRKILVTCALPYANGSIHIGHMLEHIQADIWVRYHKMCGHEVWFVSADDAHGTAIMLKSENLGISSNNLIKQVKKEHEKDFLNFKISYDNYHSTHSIENLYLLRKIFKTLNEKGLIKEKKIFQFFDDIKEIFLPDRFIKGKCPICHAENQYGDNCEICSATYEPIELIDPISVISGKKPILKNTKHLYFDLPFFSDMLKKWIYSGVLEKSVIKKTEEWLKTGLQSWGISRDAPYFGFKIPKFPKKYFYVWLDAPIGYISAFKNLCYKNKKLNFNELWNKTSDYELYHFIGKDIIYFHTLFWPSILEAVSLRKPNGIFVHGHLTMNGLKLSKSRSIGLIKAENWIKCFDSDSLRYYYASKLSNNINDVEMNLEDFVQKINSDIVNKLVNLASRSASFLEKYFDKYLSDKLSDIKIYKYFISKGSIIRYYLENREFNLVVQESMRLIDRANQYINEKKPWKIKPKKGNNKLQEICTIGINLFRIVMVFLKPILPDLAIKTESFLISSLTWESIQNPLLQHKIKKFTPLYQRISYEKINELINLCK; from the coding sequence ATGTCTAATATTTTTAGAAAAATTTTAGTTACTTGTGCTTTACCGTATGCAAATGGATCTATTCATATAGGCCATATGCTTGAACATATACAAGCAGATATTTGGGTACGTTATCATAAAATGTGTGGTCATGAAGTATGGTTTGTTTCTGCTGATGATGCTCATGGAACTGCTATTATGTTAAAATCTGAAAATTTAGGGATATCTTCAAATAATTTGATTAAGCAAGTGAAAAAAGAACATGAAAAAGATTTTCTAAATTTTAAAATTTCTTATGATAACTATCACTCTACACATAGTATAGAAAACTTATACTTATTAAGAAAAATATTTAAAACTCTAAACGAAAAAGGTTTAATTAAAGAAAAAAAAATTTTTCAATTTTTTGATGATATAAAAGAAATATTTCTTCCAGATAGATTTATTAAAGGAAAATGTCCTATCTGCCATGCTGAAAATCAATATGGAGATAATTGTGAAATATGTAGTGCAACTTATGAACCAATAGAATTGATTGATCCTATATCTGTAATTTCTGGGAAAAAACCTATTCTAAAGAATACTAAGCACTTGTATTTTGATTTGCCGTTTTTTAGTGATATGTTAAAAAAATGGATATATTCTGGTGTCTTAGAAAAATCAGTGATAAAGAAAACAGAAGAATGGTTGAAAACAGGTTTACAATCATGGGGAATCTCTAGAGATGCTCCATATTTTGGATTTAAGATACCAAAATTTCCTAAAAAATATTTTTATGTTTGGTTAGATGCTCCTATTGGTTATATTAGTGCTTTTAAAAATCTTTGTTATAAAAATAAAAAATTGAATTTTAATGAATTATGGAATAAAACATCTGATTATGAATTATATCATTTTATTGGAAAAGATATTATTTATTTTCATACTTTATTTTGGCCTTCAATATTAGAAGCAGTTTCTTTGAGAAAACCTAATGGTATTTTTGTTCATGGTCATCTTACCATGAATGGATTAAAACTATCAAAATCACGTAGTATTGGATTAATAAAAGCAGAAAATTGGATCAAGTGTTTTGATTCAGATAGTTTACGGTATTATTATGCTAGTAAATTATCGAACAATATAAATGATGTTGAAATGAATTTAGAAGATTTTGTTCAAAAAATAAATAGTGATATTGTAAATAAATTAGTTAATCTAGCTTCTAGAAGTGCTAGTTTTTTAGAAAAATATTTTGATAAATATTTATCTGATAAATTAAGTGATATTAAAATATATAAATATTTTATCTCTAAAGGTAGTATTATACGATATTATTTAGAAAATCGTGAATTTAATTTAGTTGTACAAGAATCTATGCGATTAATAGATAGAGCCAATCAATATATTAATGAAAAAAAACCATGGAAAATTAAACCAAAGAAAGGAAATAATAAATTACAAGAAATTTGTACTATAGGAATAAATTTATTTAGAATAGTAATGGTGTTTTTAAAACCAATATTGCCTGATCTTGCAATTAAAACAGAATCTTTTTTGATATCAAGTTTAACTTGGGAAAGTATTCAAAATCCTTTATTACAGCATAAAATAAAAAAATTTACTCCATTATATCAACGGATTAGTTATGAAAAAATTAATGAATTGATTAATTTATGCAAATGA
- the tilS gene encoding tRNA lysidine(34) synthetase TilS, which yields MIKNIITQLKNKLFLVAYSGGLDSTVLLHQLIIAKKTIPDIKIRAIHINHNLTSFSQKWIKHCKKYCEKNKIPLIVKNIFFDEQINNTEEKLRIKRYNIIYNNLLLKEVLLTGHHMNDQCETFFLSLKRGSGPTGLSSMSFKTMLGDKKIIRPFLNKTRKELEFLANYHHLNWIQDFSNFNTNYDRNYIRHKIIPELEKRWPFFLKNCFRTIKICQKETILLNNFLLEKIQNFVQSDNSLNIKTFKNIKKDMCTALIRRWIALQQIKMPSYKNIECIYDQIIFSRVDANPKIKIEKNEIRRYKQSLYFIKTQPIVKNTFLFWHKKNNKLFLPNDLGYLVQNDQGISLPKPKKSELINIRFQYEGKILILGRNKTRKIKKIWQEKNIPPWLRNQIPLLFYNDDFISALGVFIVDIKHKNKETWKISWQNDLKPTNKKFLFY from the coding sequence TTGATTAAAAATATAATAACACAGCTTAAAAATAAATTGTTCTTAGTAGCTTATAGTGGTGGATTAGATTCTACAGTACTTCTGCACCAATTAATTATAGCAAAAAAAACAATTCCCGATATAAAAATACGTGCTATTCATATTAATCACAATCTTACATCATTTTCACAAAAATGGATAAAACACTGTAAAAAATACTGTGAAAAAAATAAAATACCATTAATTGTTAAAAATATTTTTTTTGATGAACAAATAAATAATACTGAAGAAAAATTACGAATAAAACGATATAATATTATTTATAATAATTTACTTTTAAAAGAAGTACTACTAACAGGTCATCATATGAATGATCAATGTGAAACCTTTTTTTTATCTCTAAAAAGAGGTAGTGGTCCAACTGGACTATCAAGTATGTCTTTTAAAACAATGTTAGGTGACAAAAAAATTATTCGACCGTTTTTAAATAAAACGAGAAAAGAATTAGAATTCTTGGCTAATTATCACCATTTAAATTGGATTCAAGATTTTAGCAATTTTAATACTAATTATGATCGTAATTATATAAGACATAAAATTATTCCAGAGTTAGAAAAAAGATGGCCTTTTTTCTTAAAAAATTGTTTTCGTACTATCAAAATATGTCAAAAAGAAACAATTTTACTAAATAACTTTCTTCTTGAAAAAATTCAAAATTTTGTACAATCAGATAACTCTTTAAACATTAAAACTTTTAAAAATATAAAAAAAGACATGTGCACTGCATTAATAAGACGATGGATAGCATTGCAACAAATCAAAATGCCATCATACAAAAATATTGAATGTATATATGATCAAATTATTTTTAGCCGTGTAGATGCAAACCCAAAAATAAAAATAGAAAAAAATGAAATTAGGCGTTATAAACAATCACTGTATTTTATAAAAACACAACCAATTGTAAAAAATACTTTTTTATTTTGGCATAAAAAAAACAATAAACTTTTTTTACCTAATGATTTAGGATATTTAGTACAAAATGATCAAGGTATAAGTCTTCCTAAACCTAAAAAAAGCGAATTAATTAATATCCGTTTTCAATATGAGGGAAAAATTTTAATTTTAGGAAGAAATAAAACAAGAAAAATAAAAAAAATATGGCAAGAAAAAAATATTCCTCCTTGGTTACGTAACCAAATCCCATTATTATTTTATAACGATGATTTTATTAGTGCTTTAGGAGTATTTATCGTTGATATAAAACATAAAAACAAAGAAACATGGAAAATATCATGGCAAAATGATTTAAAACCAACTAATAAAAAGTTTTTATTTTATTAA
- the hisA gene encoding 1-(5-phosphoribosyl)-5-[(5-phosphoribosylamino)methylideneamino]imidazole-4-carboxamide isomerase: protein MIIPAFDLINGKAVRLYQGNYYHQKNYDINLHSSLKEYALKGVKLVHLVDLDGAKNIKSRQLELLKKILSYSTIPIQIGGGIRNEQDIEMLLNLGAKRVVIGSICILNKSKVKEWLKRYGSDVIVLALDIHISRSSKKEIYIHGWQKKTDYSLEEIIEYFLSDNLKHVLCTDISKDGTLLGPNVKLYTEIVQSFKQIEFQASGGISELQDILTLKKTGVQNVIIGRALLEKKFTIKEALKCWQNE, encoded by the coding sequence ATGATTATTCCTGCATTTGATTTAATTAACGGTAAAGCAGTACGTTTATATCAAGGAAATTATTACCATCAAAAAAATTATGATATAAATTTACATAGTTCTCTAAAAGAATATGCATTGAAAGGAGTTAAACTTGTTCATTTAGTAGATTTAGATGGAGCAAAAAATATTAAAAGCAGACAATTAGAACTATTAAAAAAAATACTTTCTTATAGCACTATTCCTATACAAATTGGAGGAGGTATAAGAAATGAACAAGATATAGAAATGCTTTTAAATCTTGGTGCAAAAAGAGTAGTTATCGGTTCTATTTGTATATTAAATAAAAGTAAGGTAAAAGAATGGTTGAAACGTTACGGTTCGGATGTAATTGTTTTAGCATTAGACATTCATATCAGTCGTAGTAGTAAAAAAGAAATATACATTCATGGATGGCAAAAAAAAACTGATTATTCATTAGAAGAAATTATAGAGTATTTTTTATCAGATAATTTAAAACATGTATTATGTACTGATATATCTAAAGATGGCACATTATTAGGTCCAAATGTTAAACTATATACAGAAATTGTACAATCTTTTAAACAAATAGAATTTCAAGCTTCTGGAGGAATATCAGAATTACAAGATATTCTTACTTTAAAAAAAACTGGAGTTCAAAATGTTATTATAGGTCGTGCTTTATTAGAAAAAAAATTTACTATAAAGGAAGCATTAAAATGTTGGCAAAACGAATAA
- the hisH gene encoding imidazole glycerol phosphate synthase subunit HisH: MNEIVVLDTDCANLTSIRVAIKQLGYYPIITSEPDIVMRAKKIFLPGVGTAAAVMKVLFEKKLVNIIREFTNPILGICLGMQLFCTFSEECDGVQTLDIIKSSVLRLKTDKLSLPHIGWNKIALNKPSPLFKFIPNYSRFYFVHSYIVPVSKYSLSTTNYGINFSSIIQKNNFFGVQFHPEKSGDIGSQLLKNFLEI; encoded by the coding sequence ATGAATGAAATAGTAGTATTAGATACTGATTGTGCTAATTTAACATCAATTAGAGTAGCAATTAAACAACTAGGTTATTATCCTATTATAACTTCCGAACCTGATATAGTAATGCGTGCTAAGAAAATTTTTTTACCTGGCGTAGGTACGGCTGCAGCAGTCATGAAGGTGTTATTTGAAAAAAAGCTTGTTAATATTATTAGAGAGTTTACAAATCCAATTTTAGGAATATGTCTTGGAATGCAACTTTTTTGTACCTTTAGTGAAGAATGTGATGGTGTTCAAACACTTGATATAATTAAATCTTCTGTGTTACGTTTAAAAACTGATAAGTTATCTTTACCTCATATAGGATGGAATAAAATTGCACTAAATAAACCAAGTCCTTTGTTTAAGTTTATACCAAATTATTCAAGGTTTTATTTTGTTCATAGTTATATAGTTCCCGTTAGTAAATATTCCTTATCTACTACTAATTATGGTATTAATTTTAGCTCAATTATACAAAAAAATAATTTTTTTGGAGTTCAGTTTCATCCAGAAAAATCTGGTGATATAGGTTCTCAATTATTAAAGAATTTTTTGGAGATATAA
- the hisF gene encoding imidazole glycerol phosphate synthase subunit HisF has protein sequence MLAKRIIACLDVSNGLVVKGVQFQNHEVVGSIIPLSKRYAENGIDELVFYDITAATKNKLVNRRWIEKIAEVINIPFCVAGGIKSVEDAKNILSSGADKISINSSALQDPNLITKISDRFGVQCTVVGIDSWYDNSKQCYMVQQYTGDMNKTYQTNWRTVDWVKKVQKKGAGEIVLNMMNKDGLQKGYDLLQLNEIRSICKVPLIASGGAGNMNHFYDALHYSKVDGVLAASVFHKNIVNIKKLKNFLIEKGIEIRVC, from the coding sequence ATGTTGGCAAAACGAATAATAGCATGCCTTGATGTTAGTAATGGTTTAGTGGTAAAAGGAGTGCAGTTTCAAAATCATGAAGTTGTAGGTAGTATAATACCACTTTCTAAACGTTATGCAGAAAATGGTATAGATGAGTTAGTATTTTACGATATTACTGCTGCAACAAAAAATAAATTAGTTAATAGAAGATGGATCGAAAAAATTGCTGAAGTAATAAATATACCATTTTGTGTTGCTGGAGGCATTAAAAGTGTAGAAGATGCAAAAAATATTTTATCTAGTGGTGCAGATAAAATATCAATTAATTCTTCAGCTTTACAAGATCCTAATTTAATTACAAAAATTTCAGATCGTTTTGGTGTTCAATGTACAGTAGTTGGTATAGATTCTTGGTATGATAATTCAAAACAGTGTTATATGGTACAACAGTATACAGGTGATATGAATAAAACTTATCAAACTAATTGGAGAACTGTTGATTGGGTAAAAAAAGTTCAAAAAAAAGGAGCAGGTGAAATTGTTTTAAACATGATGAATAAAGATGGATTACAAAAAGGTTATGACCTTTTGCAACTAAATGAAATAAGGTCTATTTGTAAAGTTCCTTTAATTGCATCAGGAGGTGCTGGAAATATGAATCATTTTTATGATGCTTTACATTATTCTAAGGTAGATGGAGTATTAGCTGCATCTGTTTTTCATAAAAATATAGTAAATATAAAAAAGTTAAAAAATTTTTTAATTGAAAAAGGAATAGAGATTAGAGTATGTTAA
- the hisIE gene encoding bifunctional phosphoribosyl-AMP cyclohydrolase/phosphoribosyl-ATP diphosphatase HisIE has translation MLNEKKLSNLNWTKTNGMLPAIVQDSCSYEVLMHGYMNKEALLQTQENGLVTFYSRTKNRLWVKGEKSGNYLKVLKVLTDCDYDTLLVIVKSIGKTCHLGNKSCFFSDEYNVNFLDKLENIIENKKKLDVSNSYTTHLYKSGTSRIAQKVGEEAIETILAAMKKNKNELIDETSDLIYHLIVLLHDQNLTFNTVLNNLRKRNEKQ, from the coding sequence ATGTTAAACGAAAAAAAATTATCAAATCTTAATTGGACTAAAACTAATGGAATGCTTCCTGCGATAGTGCAAGATTCTTGCTCTTATGAAGTATTAATGCATGGATATATGAATAAAGAAGCTTTATTACAAACTCAAGAAAATGGTTTAGTAACATTTTACTCTCGTACTAAGAATCGTTTATGGGTTAAAGGAGAAAAATCAGGAAATTATTTAAAAGTCCTTAAAGTTCTTACGGATTGTGATTATGACACACTTTTAGTAATAGTAAAATCCATAGGAAAAACTTGTCATTTAGGAAATAAAAGCTGTTTTTTTTCAGATGAATATAATGTAAATTTTCTTGATAAATTAGAAAATATTATAGAAAATAAAAAAAAATTAGATGTAAGTAATTCCTATACAACTCATTTATATAAATCTGGAACGAGTCGTATTGCGCAAAAAGTTGGTGAAGAAGCTATAGAAACAATATTGGCGGCGATGAAAAAAAATAAAAATGAACTAATAGATGAAACTTCAGATTTAATTTATCATTTAATTGTATTGTTACACGATCAAAATTTAACTTTTAATACAGTACTGAATAATTTAAGAAAAAGAAATGAAAAACAATAG